One Streptomyces sp. L2 genomic window carries:
- a CDS encoding (2Fe-2S)-binding protein produces MNPLELADARPGPAFTVTFDGRAVDALPGQTVAAALWTAGVTAWRSTRGSGRPRGVFCGIGVCFDCLVTVNGVPNQRACLVPVRPGDVIRAQEGTGGTND; encoded by the coding sequence GTGAATCCCCTGGAGTTGGCCGACGCGCGGCCCGGTCCCGCGTTCACCGTGACGTTCGACGGCCGGGCTGTGGACGCCCTGCCCGGACAGACCGTCGCCGCCGCGCTGTGGACCGCCGGCGTGACCGCCTGGCGGAGCACACGCGGGTCGGGCCGCCCGCGCGGTGTCTTCTGCGGGATCGGGGTGTGCTTCGACTGCCTGGTGACCGTCAACGGGGTGCCGAACCAGCGCGCCTGCCTGGTCCCGGTGCGGCCGGGCGATGTGATCCGCGCACAGGAGGGAACCGGGGGAACCAATGACTGA
- a CDS encoding NAD(P)/FAD-dependent oxidoreductase: MTGQPRLAVVGAGPAGLAGALAAAARGVHVTLIDAADQAGGQFFRQPATALRARRPQALHHQWRAWQRLRDGLERHVTEGRTEHLAGHHVWCAERGSAGSLMVHALRGAAQDEGVAVRADAVLLATGGYEQVLPFPGWTLPGVVTAGGAQAMLKGGLVLPGRTVVVAGTGPLLLPVATGLAAAGARVAALVESADPRELLRRAPVLASQPGKLAEGAWYAGLLLRHRVRTLARHTVVEAHGTDRLEGVTVAALDRGGRVRPGTARRIDCDTLAVGHGMLPHTDLAETLGCTLAGMAVRVDGEQRTDVPGVWAAGESTGIGGAALALAEGHIAGRSIAARLHGTEPDPRGWAPAARTRARLRTFFAAADSVYAPPAGWADRVGDDTVVCRCEEVTAGEIRGAVGSLGAGDLRTVKLLTRAGMGWCQGRVCAPAVAGLTGCPLNPGRRPFARPVPLGVLAALPVDHGEKD; encoded by the coding sequence ATGACCGGACAGCCGCGTCTCGCCGTCGTCGGCGCGGGCCCGGCCGGGCTGGCCGGCGCCCTCGCGGCGGCCGCGAGAGGCGTGCACGTGACGCTCATCGACGCGGCCGACCAGGCGGGCGGCCAGTTCTTCCGGCAGCCGGCCACCGCGCTGCGCGCCCGCCGCCCGCAGGCCCTGCACCACCAGTGGCGCGCCTGGCAACGGCTCCGGGACGGGCTGGAGCGGCACGTCACGGAGGGGCGTACAGAGCACCTGGCGGGCCATCATGTGTGGTGTGCAGAGCGGGGCTCCGCTGGTTCCCTGATGGTCCACGCTCTGCGCGGTGCCGCCCAGGACGAGGGAGTGGCCGTACGCGCCGACGCCGTGCTCCTCGCCACCGGCGGCTACGAGCAGGTGCTGCCCTTCCCGGGTTGGACACTCCCCGGTGTCGTCACGGCGGGCGGAGCGCAGGCCATGCTGAAGGGCGGGCTGGTGCTGCCTGGCCGTACCGTCGTGGTCGCCGGAACGGGGCCGCTGCTGCTGCCCGTGGCCACCGGGCTCGCCGCGGCCGGCGCGCGGGTCGCCGCGCTGGTCGAGTCCGCCGACCCGCGGGAACTGCTGCGGCGGGCACCGGTGTTGGCGTCTCAGCCCGGGAAGCTCGCCGAAGGCGCCTGGTACGCGGGGCTGTTGCTGCGGCACCGCGTGCGCACGCTGGCCCGGCACACCGTGGTCGAGGCGCACGGCACCGACCGCCTGGAGGGGGTCACCGTGGCCGCGCTCGACCGGGGCGGGCGGGTACGGCCGGGCACCGCACGCCGTATCGACTGCGACACCCTCGCCGTCGGGCACGGCATGCTGCCCCACACCGACCTCGCCGAGACCCTGGGCTGCACACTCGCGGGGATGGCCGTCCGGGTCGACGGCGAGCAGCGCACCGACGTGCCGGGCGTCTGGGCCGCCGGGGAGAGCACCGGGATCGGCGGGGCGGCCCTGGCGCTCGCCGAGGGGCACATCGCCGGACGCTCGATCGCGGCCCGCCTGCACGGCACCGAACCCGACCCGCGCGGATGGGCGCCGGCCGCCCGGACCCGCGCCCGGCTGCGGACGTTCTTCGCGGCGGCCGACTCGGTGTACGCCCCGCCGGCCGGCTGGGCGGACCGGGTCGGCGACGACACGGTGGTGTGCCGCTGCGAGGAGGTCACCGCGGGCGAGATCCGGGGCGCCGTCGGCTCGCTCGGCGCCGGGGACCTGCGCACGGTGAAGCTGCTGACGCGGGCCGGGATGGGCTGGTGCCAGGGCCGGGTCTGCGCACCCGCGGTGGCCGGCCTC
- a CDS encoding N-formylglutamate amidohydrolase — protein sequence MSSFALLPGAPDSPVLLHVPHAARAIPDGVREGIVLDDAALERELDHITDAYTDRIAEAAAGLAGRAPWRFVNRLSRLVVDPERFPDEREEMLAVGMGAVYTRTTHRGELRAAGTAPEPLVERYFRPYARAMSEAVAERLAAAGRAVIVDVHSYPAEALPYELHGAGPRPPVCLGTDPFHTPPDLLAAAREAFSVCGRTGLDSPFSGTYVPLEFYGRDARVSALMVEIRRDLYMTEPGGPAGPGVGVLAAALAALVDFL from the coding sequence GTGTCCTCGTTCGCCCTTCTTCCCGGTGCCCCCGACTCGCCGGTCCTGCTGCACGTCCCGCATGCGGCGCGGGCGATACCGGACGGTGTGCGCGAGGGCATCGTGCTGGACGACGCGGCGCTGGAGCGGGAGCTGGACCACATCACCGACGCGTACACGGACCGGATCGCCGAGGCGGCGGCCGGGCTGGCGGGCCGCGCGCCCTGGCGGTTCGTGAACCGGCTGTCCCGGCTGGTCGTGGACCCGGAGCGATTCCCCGACGAGCGCGAGGAGATGCTCGCCGTCGGCATGGGCGCGGTGTACACGCGGACGACGCACCGGGGCGAACTGCGGGCCGCCGGCACCGCCCCAGAGCCGCTCGTCGAGCGGTACTTCCGGCCGTACGCCCGTGCCATGAGCGAGGCCGTCGCCGAGCGGCTGGCCGCCGCCGGGCGGGCCGTGATCGTCGACGTGCACTCCTACCCGGCCGAGGCGCTGCCCTACGAGCTGCACGGTGCCGGCCCGCGCCCGCCGGTGTGCCTGGGCACCGACCCGTTCCACACCCCACCGGACCTGCTGGCGGCGGCGCGGGAGGCGTTCTCGGTGTGCGGCAGGACAGGGCTGGACAGCCCGTTCAGCGGAACGTATGTGCCGCTGGAGTTCTACGGGCGGGACGCCCGGGTGAGCGCGCTGATGGTGGAGATCCGCCGCGACCTGTACATGACCGAGCCCGGCGGACCGGCGGGACCCGGCGTCGGCGTGCTCGCCGCCGCGCTGGCCGCGCTCGTCGACTTCCTTTAG
- a CDS encoding cytochrome P450, whose amino-acid sequence MTEETSTLTGQAPPPVRDWPSLDLDGTDFDPVLAALMREGPLTRIRLPFGEGWAWLATRYEDVKLVTNDPRFGRNEVTRRQVTRMAPNFAPRPGSLAWADQPDHNRLRKAVAGAFTVGAMKRLRPRAQQILDDLMDGVVRDGPPADLVERVLEPFPVTVVSEVMGVPADQRDQVHAWTRQIISTSGGAEAADRAKQGLYGWITETVRARAAGTGEDVYSLLGAAVARGDIGEEEAVGLAGPLQIGGEAVTHNCGQMLYLMLSRPGLMERVRSRPGERGPVLDELLRWIPHRSSVGLARIALEDVELGGHRIAAGEAVYVSYLAANRDPEVFPEPERICPERDPHPHVSFGNGPHYCTGAPLARLQIDLLVDTVVERLPGVRLAVPVEGVEWRRKTMIRGPRVLPVVW is encoded by the coding sequence ATGACCGAGGAGACCAGTACGCTCACCGGCCAGGCCCCACCGCCCGTGCGGGACTGGCCCTCGCTCGACCTGGACGGGACGGACTTCGACCCGGTTCTCGCCGCCCTGATGCGCGAGGGCCCGCTGACCCGGATCCGGCTGCCGTTCGGCGAGGGGTGGGCCTGGCTGGCCACCCGCTACGAGGACGTCAAGCTGGTCACCAACGACCCGCGGTTCGGCCGGAACGAGGTGACGCGCCGTCAGGTGACCCGGATGGCACCGAACTTCGCGCCCCGGCCGGGCTCGCTCGCCTGGGCGGACCAGCCCGACCACAACCGGCTGCGCAAGGCCGTCGCCGGGGCCTTCACGGTGGGCGCGATGAAGCGGCTGCGGCCCCGCGCGCAGCAGATCCTGGACGACCTGATGGACGGGGTCGTACGGGACGGGCCGCCGGCCGATCTCGTGGAGCGGGTGCTGGAGCCGTTCCCGGTCACCGTCGTCAGCGAGGTGATGGGCGTGCCGGCGGACCAGCGGGACCAGGTGCACGCCTGGACGCGGCAGATCATCTCCACCTCGGGCGGCGCCGAGGCCGCCGACCGGGCCAAGCAGGGCCTGTACGGCTGGATCACCGAGACCGTCCGGGCCCGCGCGGCCGGCACCGGCGAGGACGTGTACTCGCTGCTGGGGGCGGCGGTGGCGCGCGGTGACATCGGTGAGGAGGAGGCCGTCGGGCTGGCCGGGCCGCTGCAGATCGGGGGCGAGGCCGTCACACACAACTGCGGCCAGATGCTGTATCTGATGCTCAGCCGGCCCGGGCTGATGGAGCGCGTGCGGTCCCGGCCCGGTGAGCGGGGTCCGGTTCTGGACGAGTTGCTGCGGTGGATTCCGCACCGCAGTTCGGTGGGGCTGGCCCGGATCGCGCTGGAGGACGTGGAGCTGGGCGGGCATCGGATCGCGGCGGGTGAGGCGGTGTACGTGTCGTATCTCGCCGCGAACCGTGATCCGGAGGTCTTTCCCGAACCGGAGCGTATCTGTCCCGAGCGGGATCCTCATCCGCATGTCTCGTTCGGGAACGGGCCGCATTACTGCACGGGGGCGCCGCTGGCTCGGCTGCAGATCGATTTGCTGGTCGACACGGTGGTGGAGCGGTTGCCGGGGGTGCGGTTGGCGGTGCCGGTGGAGGGGGTGGAGTGGCGGCGGAAGACGATGATTCGGGGGCCTCGGGTGTTGCCGGTGGTGTGGTGA
- a CDS encoding FAD-binding oxidoreductase gives MAKRLSCDVVVVGAGMVGAACALYAGRAGLDVTVVDRGAVAGGTTGAGEGNLLVSDKGPGPELELALLSGRLWAELAEELGAAVEYEAKGGLVVASTPDALAALHGFAEGQRAAGVVAETVPTDQLAELEPHLAPGLAGGVRYPQDAQVMPALAAAHLLHVSGARLCTGRAVTGVLRAAGGAVLGVRTDRGDIHAPAVVNAAGTWGGDVAALAGVRLPVRPRRGFVLVTEPLPRMIRHKVYGADYVADVASDSAALRTSPVVEGTAAGPVLIGASRERVGFDRSLSLPAVRALAAGAIGLFPFLERVRALRTYAGFRPYLPDHLPAIGPDPRLPGLFHACGHEGAGIGLATGTGRSIARALTGKPADLDLTPFRPDRFEAEEGNGE, from the coding sequence GTGGCTAAGCGGCTGAGCTGTGATGTCGTGGTTGTCGGTGCGGGGATGGTGGGGGCTGCGTGTGCGCTGTACGCCGGGCGGGCCGGGCTTGATGTGACGGTGGTGGACCGCGGGGCGGTGGCCGGGGGGACCACCGGGGCCGGGGAGGGCAATCTGCTCGTGTCCGACAAGGGGCCCGGGCCCGAGCTGGAACTGGCCCTGCTGTCGGGCCGGTTGTGGGCCGAGCTGGCCGAGGAGCTGGGGGCGGCGGTCGAGTACGAGGCCAAGGGAGGGCTCGTCGTCGCCTCGACGCCGGACGCGCTCGCCGCGCTGCACGGCTTCGCCGAGGGGCAGCGGGCGGCCGGTGTCGTCGCCGAGACCGTGCCGACGGATCAACTCGCCGAACTGGAGCCGCACTTGGCCCCCGGCCTGGCTGGCGGCGTCCGGTATCCGCAGGACGCCCAGGTGATGCCCGCGCTGGCCGCCGCCCATCTGCTCCACGTGTCCGGCGCCCGGCTGTGCACGGGCCGCGCCGTGACGGGAGTGCTGCGCGCGGCGGGCGGCGCGGTGCTCGGCGTCCGCACCGACCGGGGCGACATCCACGCGCCCGCGGTGGTGAACGCCGCCGGGACCTGGGGCGGTGACGTCGCCGCGCTGGCCGGGGTCCGCCTGCCCGTCCGTCCCCGACGCGGCTTCGTCCTGGTGACCGAGCCACTCCCCCGGATGATCCGGCACAAGGTGTACGGCGCCGACTACGTGGCCGACGTGGCCAGCGACTCGGCCGCGCTGCGGACCTCACCCGTCGTCGAGGGCACGGCGGCCGGGCCGGTGCTCATCGGCGCCAGCCGGGAACGCGTCGGCTTCGACCGCTCACTGTCCCTGCCGGCCGTGCGGGCGCTGGCGGCCGGCGCCATCGGGCTGTTCCCCTTCCTGGAGCGAGTCCGCGCCCTGCGGACGTACGCGGGCTTCCGCCCGTACCTGCCGGACCACCTGCCGGCGATCGGCCCCGACCCGCGACTGCCCGGCCTGTTCCACGCCTGCGGGCACGAGGGGGCGGGCATCGGACTCGCCACCGGCACCGGCCGGTCGATCGCGCGCGCACTGACCGGGAAGCCGGCGGATCTGGACCTCACGCCGTTCCGTCCGGACCGGTTCGAGGCGGAGGAGGGAAACGGCGAGTGA